The following are encoded together in the Buteo buteo chromosome 2, bButBut1.hap1.1, whole genome shotgun sequence genome:
- the GASK1A gene encoding Golgi-associated kinase 1A gives MAQRLWRRTGLKPPAPAALGVLLALALLALTRLTPPPDRPPHPLPASSPPGPRREAAAPLSGGRARSQRLPVPPTLLQRDHPPGRGRRRRRGVLGDAPPWLSDDDLQKMRLLAGGQVVSKTRVPAHGQVLRVGLRAVGDAEGDASPASPEGDCWDGRCGLIKRPGDLYEVLAFHLDRVLGLNRSLPAVARRFTSHLLPYSYTDGSLRPIIWWAPDLRHLEDANNDQNSCALGWLQYQEMLRPHGPTPAGRDGPCSSIARGEWSRLALFDFLLQVHDRLDRYCCGFQPDPSEPCMEEMLHEKCRNPAELVLVHILVRRSAPSRLVFIDNAGRPQHPEEKLNFRLLQGIDSFPAVAVATLRSGRLQSLLLESLRVDRELWESHGGAKGLRPLLRTIDRRARILLQYIQQCNLTVFEDSPR, from the exons ATG GCCCAGCGACTGTGGCGAAGGACGGGGCTGAAGCCCCCTGCCCCGGCGGCCCTCGgggtgctgctggccctggccctgctggcCCTCACCCGCCTGACCCCGCCGCCGGaccgccccccccacccgctGCCAGCATCCTCCCCACCAGGCCCCCGGCGGGAGGCGGCCGCCCCCCTGTCCGGGGGACGAGCCCGCAGCCAAAGGCTCCCCGTACCCCCCACTCTCCTGCAGCGGGACCACCCCCCTGGCCggggcaggaggcggcggcggggggtgctgggggatgcTCCCCCGTGGCTCTCCGACGACGACCTCCAGAAGATGCGGCTGCTGGCCGGCGGGCAGGTGGTCTCCAAGACCCGTGTCCCGGCCCACGGGCAAGTCCTGCGAGTGGGGCTGCGGGCCGTGGGGGATGCCGAGGGGGACGCCTCGCCAGCCAGCCCGGAGGGGGACTGCTGGGACGGGCGCTGCGGGCTCATCAAGCGTCCCGGGGACCTCTACGAGGTGCTGGCCTTCCAcctggacagggtgctggggctgAACCGCAGCCTGCCCGCCGTGGCCCGGCGCTTCACCAGCCACCTCCTGCCCTACAGCTACACCGACGGCTCCCTGCGACCCATCATCTGGTGGGCGCCCGACCTCCGGCACCTGGAGGACGCCAACAACGACCAGAACTCCTGCGCCCTGGGGTGGCTGCAGTACCAGGAGATGCTGCGGCCCCACGGACCGACGCCGGCAGGCAGGGAcggcccctgctccagcatcgCGCGCGGCGAGTGGAGCCGCCTGGCCCTCTTCGACTTTCTGCTCCAG GTTCATGACCGCCTGGATCGCTACTGCTGTGGGTTTCAGCCTGATCCCTCTGAGCCCTGCATGGAGGAGATGCTCCACGAGAAGTGCCGAAACCCGGCGGAGCTGGTCCTGGTCCACATCCTG GTCCGGAGGAGCGCACCGTCCCGCCTGGTGTTCATTGACAATGCGGGCAGGCCACAGCACCCTGAGGAGAAGCTCAACTTCAGGCTCCTGCAAGGCATAGACAG CTTCCCGGCTGTGGCGGTGGCCACGCTGCGGTCGGGCAGGTTGCAGAGCCTGCTGCTGGAGTCACTGCGTGTGGATCGGGAGCTCTGGGAGAGCCACGGCGGTGCCAAGGGCCTGAGACCCCTGCTTCGGACCATCGACAGGCGGGCACGCATCCTGCTGCAGTACATCCAGCAGTGCAACCTGACGGTGTTCGAGGACTCGCCGCGCTGA